A region from the Fusibacter sp. A1 genome encodes:
- a CDS encoding PTS sugar transporter subunit IIC, with protein MSGFMNFMESKFVPVAAKIGAQRHLVAVRDGFAAIMPLIIAGSLGVLLNNMGIEAYQNLMTSIFGDGWKAFGGNIWWGTFAIMSLFIVFTVSYNLAKSYDANPLSAAVLSFATYFVLVPQVSPASGGWGDINWGFTNATALFAAILIAILTTEAFRLLSKMKALVIKMPEGVPPAVARGFAALLPSIIILSVVALLQIFLFADKSLFALITEIIQAPLMKIGNSMGAAIAIAFFNHFFWFFGLHGSNILEPIMQTFYVPAVAENAAAIAEGLKAPWVVTKSFFDAFVYMGGSGTTITLLAAIFVASKRKHYRMMAAMGTPAGLFNINEPVIFGLPIVLNPIFFIPFISVPVILTIISYLATVAGIVPATTVVIPWVSPPIIGGFLATGGSLMGAALSAINLVIGFAIYLPFVMLSERMEKKNLEKQAA; from the coding sequence ATGAGCGGCTTTATGAATTTCATGGAAAGCAAATTCGTACCGGTTGCAGCTAAAATCGGTGCTCAACGTCACTTGGTAGCAGTACGTGACGGTTTTGCGGCTATCATGCCATTAATCATCGCAGGTTCTCTAGGTGTTTTACTTAACAACATGGGAATCGAAGCTTACCAGAACCTGATGACCAGCATCTTCGGCGACGGCTGGAAAGCTTTTGGCGGAAACATCTGGTGGGGAACTTTCGCAATCATGTCACTGTTTATCGTATTTACAGTGTCGTACAACTTGGCAAAATCATATGATGCCAACCCATTATCTGCAGCGGTACTTTCGTTTGCAACGTATTTTGTACTAGTACCGCAGGTATCACCTGCAAGCGGCGGTTGGGGAGACATCAACTGGGGCTTCACCAATGCCACAGCCTTGTTCGCAGCGATTCTTATTGCGATTCTGACAACAGAGGCTTTCAGACTGCTTTCTAAGATGAAGGCGCTTGTGATCAAAATGCCAGAAGGTGTTCCACCGGCTGTTGCTAGAGGCTTCGCAGCGCTTTTACCTTCGATCATCATTTTATCAGTAGTCGCTTTACTGCAAATCTTCCTGTTTGCGGACAAGAGCCTTTTCGCTTTGATTACAGAGATCATTCAAGCTCCGCTTATGAAGATCGGTAACTCGATGGGTGCTGCAATCGCAATCGCGTTCTTCAACCACTTCTTCTGGTTCTTCGGTCTTCACGGTTCGAACATCCTTGAGCCGATCATGCAGACTTTCTATGTTCCTGCAGTTGCAGAAAACGCCGCAGCTATCGCAGAAGGCTTGAAAGCTCCATGGGTAGTGACAAAATCGTTCTTCGACGCATTCGTTTACATGGGTGGTTCGGGTACTACAATCACACTTCTTGCGGCTATCTTTGTAGCTTCAAAGCGCAAGCACTACAGAATGATGGCGGCCATGGGAACACCTGCAGGTCTCTTCAATATCAATGAGCCTGTGATCTTCGGTTTGCCGATCGTACTTAATCCGATCTTCTTCATTCCGTTTATCTCGGTACCTGTGATCCTTACGATCATTTCTTACCTTGCTACTGTGGCGGGCATTGTTCCAGCTACAACAGTTGTTATTCCTTGGGTATCTCCTCCGATCATCGGTGGATTCTTAGCCACGGGCGGTAGCTTGATGGGTGCTGCGCTTTCAGCAATCAACTTAGTGATCGGTTTTGCGATTTACCTTCCTTTCGTTATGCTTTCTGAAAGAATGGAAAAGAAAAATCTTGAAAAGCAAGCAGCATAA
- a CDS encoding PTS sugar transporter subunit IIB, translating into MKIMLVCSAGMSTSMLVVKMEKAAAERGVKAEIFALAEAEAKSQKGIDVVLLGPQVRFLLAQLKGVFEPQGTPVEVIDSINYGTMNGSAVLDQALGMKK; encoded by the coding sequence ATGAAAATTATGTTGGTTTGCTCGGCAGGTATGTCTACAAGCATGTTGGTTGTAAAGATGGAGAAAGCGGCGGCTGAAAGAGGCGTAAAGGCAGAGATCTTCGCTCTTGCTGAAGCGGAAGCCAAATCGCAAAAGGGTATCGACGTTGTGCTTTTGGGACCTCAAGTCAGATTCCTGCTGGCTCAGCTCAAAGGTGTGTTCGAACCACAAGGTACTCCGGTTGAAGTCATCGACTCGATCAATTACGGTACGATGAACGGAAGCGCGGTCCTGGACCAAGCATTAGGCATGAAGAAATAA
- a CDS encoding HPr family phosphocarrier protein: protein MTSKQVTVSSASGLHARPAGLLVSKAKEFEANVEIVKGTKVINAKSIMGILSLGTASGDELTIQADGADEVMAVDSLVELFENVLAHE from the coding sequence ATGACTAGTAAACAGGTAACAGTATCAAGCGCATCAGGATTACATGCCAGACCTGCGGGACTTCTTGTAAGCAAGGCAAAAGAATTTGAAGCAAATGTAGAGATCGTAAAGGGAACAAAAGTGATCAACGCTAAATCGATTATGGGCATCTTAAGTTTAGGCACTGCAAGCGGTGACGAACTGACGATTCAGGCCGATGGCGCCGATGAAGTGATGGCGGTCGACAGTTTGGTTGAGTTGTTTGAAAACGTTCTCGCGCATGAATAG